A window of Ignavibacterium sp. contains these coding sequences:
- the tsaB gene encoding tRNA (adenosine(37)-N6)-threonylcarbamoyltransferase complex dimerization subunit type 1 TsaB has translation MNKENSDSSSSVDILPLLSIETSEKLCGVSFLLNETEYYSAKIFLPHSHSEKLFELIETLRDNSSIKLNEIKSVAVSAGPGSFTGLRIGMAAAKGIAAGIKIPIIPVPTFEALAFHLSQILPDGQRFIIANKANRDEAYFAKFHVKNNNYIFEEELKILPITDVKINDGELLFGNISSNPNKIISPEPEVIGLWALKFGKTKIINDFDFLEPNYIKDFIVKEVKKNG, from the coding sequence ATGAACAAAGAAAATTCAGATTCTTCAAGTTCAGTTGATATTCTGCCATTACTTTCAATTGAAACATCAGAAAAATTATGTGGTGTTTCCTTTCTTTTGAACGAAACTGAGTATTACTCGGCCAAGATTTTTCTGCCTCATTCACATTCCGAAAAATTATTTGAGCTTATTGAAACGCTCAGAGATAATTCAAGCATCAAACTAAATGAAATTAAATCAGTCGCTGTATCTGCAGGACCAGGTTCGTTTACCGGACTTCGAATCGGAATGGCTGCGGCAAAAGGGATTGCAGCAGGAATAAAAATTCCAATTATTCCTGTTCCCACTTTCGAAGCACTTGCATTTCATCTTTCACAAATTCTTCCTGATGGACAGAGGTTCATTATTGCGAATAAAGCAAACCGTGATGAGGCATACTTTGCAAAGTTTCATGTTAAAAACAATAATTATATATTTGAAGAGGAATTAAAAATATTACCAATTACTGATGTCAAAATAAATGATGGTGAATTGTTATTTGGTAATATTTCTTCTAACCCGAATAAAATAATTTCACCCGAACCTGAAGTAATTGGTTTGTGGGCTTTAAAATTCGGAAAGACAAAAATTATCAATGACTTTGATTTCCTTGAACCAAATTACATTAAAGATTTTATTGTGAAGGAGGTTAAGAAAAATGGTTAA
- a CDS encoding biotin--[acetyl-CoA-carboxylase] ligase, which yields MFEIENFDLKLNTDFIGRNFIYVEEIDSTNTFLLDRRNGVNESGTVVLAEKQTKGRGRKDRVWYSSKEQNLTFSILLCKDYKLFNHLNLINFSASLAVANSIENLYQLRTELKWPNDVLINKKKTCGILLESSSQGNKIDRVVVGIGVNVNQSMFQGQFNFPPTSIRIELGREVEREKLLAEILNNFEFYLNKISTESNYITREWKEKCRMIGEKIYVKEGDVIKNGIFDDIDEEGFLLLRTKDGIEKITIGDVSIV from the coding sequence GTGTTTGAGATAGAAAATTTTGACTTAAAGCTGAATACCGATTTCATTGGTAGAAATTTTATTTATGTCGAAGAGATTGATTCAACAAATACTTTTCTTCTGGATAGAAGAAATGGAGTTAATGAATCAGGAACAGTTGTGCTGGCAGAAAAACAAACCAAAGGAAGAGGCAGAAAGGATAGAGTTTGGTATAGTTCAAAAGAACAAAACCTGACCTTCTCAATTTTACTTTGTAAGGATTATAAACTTTTCAATCATTTAAATCTTATAAATTTTTCTGCTTCGCTTGCAGTTGCGAATTCAATCGAAAACTTATATCAACTTCGCACTGAGTTAAAGTGGCCTAATGATGTTCTGATAAATAAGAAAAAAACCTGCGGCATTTTGCTCGAATCATCATCTCAGGGAAATAAAATTGATAGGGTTGTTGTTGGAATCGGAGTGAATGTAAATCAATCAATGTTTCAGGGGCAATTTAATTTTCCTCCCACTTCAATAAGAATTGAGCTTGGGCGCGAAGTTGAAAGAGAAAAACTTCTGGCAGAAATCTTAAATAATTTTGAATTTTATCTGAATAAAATTTCAACTGAATCGAATTACATCACTCGTGAATGGAAAGAAAAGTGTAGAATGATTGGCGAAAAAATTTATGTGAAAGAAGGTGATGTAATTAAAAATGGTATTTTTGATGATATTGACGAAGAAGGATTTCTTTTACTCAGAACTAAAGATGGAATAGAAAAAATAACTATTGGTGATGTCAGCATCGTCTGA
- a CDS encoding DUF1573 domain-containing protein, protein MVKKIFSLTLILSISVFAQLVGPKASAQITEYNFGDIKQGDVVSYDFKIMNNGGDVLKIIDVRASCGCTAAQPDKKELKPGETTTIKVTFNSKGRKGAQIKTVRVITNDPEKSDINFVIRCNILVDENKDKPSGALLYLPESQFNFGQVKEGTTVSHTFELVNKGTDILNIKDVRTSCGCTAALVSSSELKPGEKGTLKVDLDTKGRQGKMSRTISIMSNDSEQSTKVITIYAEVLKN, encoded by the coding sequence ATGGTTAAAAAAATATTTTCTTTGACTCTTATTCTATCCATTAGTGTATTTGCACAACTTGTTGGACCAAAAGCCAGTGCACAAATAACCGAATATAATTTTGGCGATATAAAACAAGGTGATGTCGTTTCTTACGATTTCAAAATAATGAACAATGGTGGAGATGTTTTAAAGATAATTGATGTTCGTGCTTCCTGTGGATGCACTGCTGCTCAACCCGATAAAAAAGAATTAAAGCCGGGTGAAACAACAACGATCAAAGTTACATTCAACTCTAAAGGGAGAAAAGGTGCACAAATCAAGACTGTTAGAGTAATTACAAATGATCCTGAGAAAAGCGATATAAACTTTGTAATCCGTTGCAATATTCTGGTGGATGAAAATAAAGATAAACCTTCCGGAGCCCTTTTATATTTACCTGAAAGTCAGTTTAACTTTGGGCAGGTTAAAGAAGGTACAACAGTGTCCCATACTTTTGAATTAGTTAACAAAGGTACCGATATCCTAAATATAAAAGATGTAAGAACCTCATGTGGATGTACTGCTGCACTTGTTAGCAGTTCAGAATTAAAACCAGGTGAGAAGGGAACTTTGAAAGTTGACCTTGATACAAAAGGAAGACAAGGCAAGATGAGCAGAACAATTTCAATTATGTCGAATGATAGCGAGCAATCTACAAAAGTAATAACAATTTATGCAGAGGTTCTAAAAAACTAA
- a CDS encoding bifunctional response regulator/alkaline phosphatase family protein gives MDKKKILWVDDEIDLLRSHIIFLSEKGYEVDTATNGEDALSMVREKAYDLIFLDEMMAGMGGLETLSKIKEINSALPVVMITKSEEESLMNEAIGGKISDYLTKPVNPSQVLLVCKKILESKKIVGQYAAKDYLNDFNLISQKLLGGLEYDEWIDIYLKLVNWSIELDKHPELGLKETLSDLYREANKEFSKFVERNYPEWLQSLGKPDVPTLSPEIPEKYLFKNLRDENTSVFYIVIDCLRMDQWLIMEQHLSEYFKIEKDFYYSILPTATPYSRNALFSGLFPADIEKYYPDLWMSGSEDENSMNKYEKDLFKLLLDRKRIKLKNEFKYIKIIDPEVGRNFEQNIYSYKNNQLTAVVVNFLDMIAHGRSDSDILKEIAPDEAAYRSLTNSWFTHSSLFASFKALAKMDKVKLIVTTDHGSIRCLRGAKVLGDREASTNLRFKYGRNLKADNKNAVFVKNASDYKLPKRGVTINYIIAKEDYYFVYPTDYHKYLSYYKDTFQHGGISMEEMILPVITMEPK, from the coding sequence ATGGATAAGAAAAAAATTCTATGGGTTGACGACGAAATTGATTTGCTGAGATCTCATATTATTTTCCTCTCCGAAAAGGGATATGAGGTTGATACTGCAACTAATGGTGAAGATGCTTTGTCGATGGTAAGAGAAAAAGCTTACGATCTTATTTTTCTTGATGAGATGATGGCTGGAATGGGTGGTTTGGAAACTCTCAGCAAGATAAAAGAAATTAATTCTGCTTTACCTGTTGTGATGATTACAAAATCAGAAGAAGAATCTTTAATGAATGAAGCAATAGGGGGAAAAATATCCGATTATCTTACCAAGCCGGTTAACCCAAGTCAGGTATTGCTTGTGTGCAAAAAAATTCTTGAGTCGAAAAAAATCGTTGGACAATATGCTGCAAAAGACTATCTGAATGATTTCAATCTGATTTCTCAAAAACTTCTCGGCGGATTGGAATACGATGAATGGATTGATATTTATCTAAAACTTGTTAACTGGTCAATTGAACTCGATAAGCACCCTGAACTTGGACTTAAAGAAACCTTGTCAGACTTATACAGAGAAGCCAACAAAGAGTTTTCAAAATTTGTAGAAAGAAATTATCCTGAATGGTTGCAATCCTTGGGTAAACCTGATGTCCCGACTTTAAGTCCTGAAATTCCTGAAAAATATCTATTCAAAAATTTACGGGATGAAAATACTTCAGTCTTTTATATTGTGATAGATTGCCTTCGGATGGATCAGTGGCTTATAATGGAGCAACATTTATCAGAGTACTTCAAAATTGAAAAGGATTTCTATTACTCGATTCTTCCGACAGCAACACCATATTCCCGCAATGCATTATTCAGCGGATTATTTCCTGCAGATATTGAAAAATATTATCCTGATTTATGGATGAGCGGAAGTGAAGATGAAAACAGTATGAATAAATATGAGAAAGATTTATTCAAATTACTTTTGGACAGAAAAAGAATTAAGCTCAAAAATGAGTTTAAGTATATTAAGATAATTGATCCCGAAGTGGGAAGAAATTTTGAACAAAATATTTATTCATACAAGAACAATCAACTAACAGCTGTTGTGGTTAACTTTCTGGATATGATTGCTCACGGAAGATCGGATTCAGACATATTAAAAGAAATTGCACCTGATGAAGCAGCTTATCGCTCTTTAACTAATAGTTGGTTTACACATTCATCTCTTTTTGCATCATTCAAAGCATTGGCTAAAATGGATAAGGTTAAATTAATTGTTACAACTGACCATGGAAGCATTCGCTGTTTGCGAGGTGCTAAAGTTTTGGGTGACAGAGAAGCATCAACAAATTTAAGATTTAAGTACGGACGAAATTTAAAAGCAGATAACAAGAATGCAGTCTTTGTGAAAAATGCTTCTGATTACAAATTACCAAAACGCGGAGTAACAATAAATTACATCATAGCAAAAGAAGATTATTATTTCGTTTATCCAACTGATTATCACAAATATTTATCTTATTACAAGGATACTTTTCAGCACGGGGGAATTTCTATGGAGGAAATGATTTTACCTGTAATTACTATGGAGCCAAAGTAA
- the accD gene encoding acetyl-CoA carboxylase, carboxyltransferase subunit beta — protein sequence MPWFRRSKQNIAPDTQKRELPDGLWEKCPSCGEIIHRKQLELNLWTCLKCDYHWRIGSKEYISFLLDKNSFKEMDKKMRSADPLEFKDTKKYTERIAEAIKKLDLYDAVRTGTGKIEGRDVALGCMDFEFIGGSMGSVVGEKLARLIDKAYKDKLPTIIISRSGGARMMEGAYSLMQLAKVSARLTKLAEAGIPYISILTDPTTGGTTASYAMLGDIHIAEPKALIGFAGPRVIKQTIGKDLPEGFQRSEFLLEKGFIDFISHRKDLRANLIRVLDLLA from the coding sequence ATGCCTTGGTTTAGAAGATCAAAACAGAATATAGCCCCTGACACTCAAAAGCGTGAGTTGCCTGATGGACTTTGGGAAAAGTGTCCATCTTGTGGTGAAATAATCCATAGAAAACAACTTGAATTAAATCTGTGGACTTGTCTCAAGTGTGATTATCATTGGCGTATTGGTAGTAAAGAGTACATTTCATTTCTTTTAGATAAAAATTCATTTAAAGAAATGGACAAAAAAATGCGCTCAGCAGATCCTCTCGAATTTAAGGATACCAAAAAGTACACAGAAAGAATTGCTGAGGCAATTAAAAAACTTGATCTTTATGATGCTGTTAGAACAGGAACAGGAAAGATTGAGGGAAGAGATGTAGCACTTGGTTGTATGGACTTTGAATTCATTGGTGGAAGTATGGGCTCTGTAGTTGGGGAGAAGTTAGCCAGATTGATTGACAAAGCGTATAAAGATAAACTTCCGACAATAATAATTTCCCGCAGTGGTGGTGCAAGAATGATGGAGGGCGCATATTCACTTATGCAGCTTGCAAAGGTAAGTGCCAGGTTAACCAAACTCGCCGAAGCCGGAATTCCTTATATTTCCATATTGACTGACCCAACTACGGGTGGAACTACTGCGAGTTATGCTATGCTTGGAGATATTCATATTGCTGAGCCAAAAGCTTTAATCGGCTTTGCTGGTCCTCGAGTTATAAAACAAACAATCGGAAAAGATTTGCCCGAAGGTTTTCAACGATCAGAATTTCTGCTTGAGAAGGGATTTATAGATTTTATATCTCACAGAAAAGATCTTAGAGCTAATCTGATAAGAGTGCTGGATTTACTTGCATAA
- the tsaE gene encoding tRNA (adenosine(37)-N6)-threonylcarbamoyltransferase complex ATPase subunit type 1 TsaE, with amino-acid sequence MDFPCERISNSEEETRQLALEFLTELKSGDVVVLNGELGTGKTFFIKKITEALGIHNANSPTFALVNEYEGDLRIYHFDFYRINKEAELHDIGLEDYLADNEAITFIEWGELFQNVLPKKRFEIKIEATGNEQRKFRFFKFS; translated from the coding sequence ATGGATTTTCCTTGTGAGCGAATCAGCAATTCTGAAGAAGAGACCAGGCAACTTGCTCTGGAATTTCTAACAGAACTTAAATCGGGTGATGTTGTAGTTTTGAATGGTGAGCTTGGAACAGGTAAAACATTTTTCATAAAAAAAATTACTGAAGCATTAGGAATTCATAACGCAAACAGTCCAACATTCGCACTCGTTAATGAATATGAAGGGGATTTAAGAATTTATCACTTCGATTTTTACAGAATTAATAAAGAAGCTGAGTTACACGATATTGGGCTGGAAGATTATCTTGCTGATAATGAAGCAATTACATTCATCGAATGGGGTGAATTGTTTCAAAATGTATTACCGAAAAAAAGATTTGAAATAAAAATTGAAGCAACAGGAAATGAACAAAGAAAATTCAGATTCTTCAAGTTCAGTTGA